In the Gasterosteus aculeatus chromosome X, fGasAcu3.hap1.1, whole genome shotgun sequence genome, one interval contains:
- the zwilch gene encoding protein zwilch homolog has translation MSSKVISDAKEFYNILRSLQDEESNGPFAYEEDIQMLKTDGDRIPVLKMYHGNEPVFICEKAVPKINEPEDKAMKETTNCNDSNDADDDDDDDEEDEHHDIADVLLTDLGPQPLTITKARQLLSWYTLSQNDNVSSIDNNNPALHPLWVRCDMADPAGTTWFGAETVCMGKRVSGVKLYSVTCKGSTVDNASLITLEQLKQEHNKKHHPSSMTIKGSARFILFGSTVVENTMIESQSSVTVDFKWSPVESVLETPPLSSTATLNIKVASGDMRSPMYEMYRELEFLQALADGLRTGETEWVEALESVSAVNLTTAFLEELRDTSKTLQDQTAKTAKNAEVKPETDILNSFLERGDLDFVEQLWVRMRRSVTSYQDIGDCLKLVMEALRYGDIKPWIHRDSSSSLSKLILQSYHQQIDHVSLTGVTPVQMLLEMGLDKMRKDYINYLIGEELTTLNHLGYYLSTEVDQQEQVIRLRKLHHLLEIIVTCSTFLGLTYDRLFLLTQSCLQHYKTHPYDEEYEFKLQIKPALIRHFYQKEQPVLWGAEVSSGHGSREVRTSMTLSDRPLVDHVIFESGEPNETMDADSENPALFSTTVCCSLVNFA, from the exons ATGAGCTCAAAGGTGATATCCGATGCTAAGGAGTTTTATAATATTCTTCG GTCTCTTCAAGATGAGGAAAGCAACGGACCATTTGCATATGAg GAGGACATCCAAATGTTAAAGACGGACGGAGACAGAATTCCTGTGCTGAAAATGTACCATGGCAACGAGCCAGTCTTCATCTGTGAAAAAGCT GttccaaaaataaatgaacccGAGGATAAAGCAATGAAGGAAACAACAAACTGCAATGACAGCAATGatgccgatgatgatgatgatgatgatgaagaagatgaacacCACGATATTGCTGATGTTCTCCTGACAGATCTGGGACCACAGCCACTAACAATCACTAAAGCAAG GCAGTTGCTGTCTTGGTACACATTATCTCAAAATGATAATGTGTCATCTATTGACAACAACAACCCCGCTTTGCACCCTCTGTGGGTTCGATGTGACATGGCTGATCCAGCCGGAACCACCTGGTTTGGAGCTGAAACGGTCTGCATGGGAAAGAGAGTATCTGGTGTCAAATTATACTCTGTTACCTGCAAAG GCTCAACTGTGGACAATGCATCTCTCATAACCTTAGAGCAGCTCAAACAAGAGCATAATAAAAAGCACCACCCGTCCTCG ATGACAATCAAAGGCAGCGCCAGGTTCATCTTGTTTGGCTCCACTGTCGTTGAAAACACCATGATTGAGTCACAGAGTAGTGTGACAGTGGATTTCAAATGGAGCCCTGTGGAGAGTGTCCTTGAGACCCCACCCCTGTCTTCTACAGCAACACTG AATATCAAAGTTGCCAGCGGGGACATGAGGAGCCCAATGTATGAGATGTACAGGGAGCTGGAGTTTCTTCAG GCTCTGGCTGATGGTTTGCGAACTGGTGAGACTGAATGGGTGGAGGCTTTGGAAAGCGTGTCTGCTGTAAATCTGACCACGGCCTTCCTTGAAG AGCTTCGGGATACTTCAAAGACACTACAAGACCAGACTGCCAAAACAGCGAAG AACGCAGAGGTGAAACCTGAGACCGACATATTGAACTCCTTCCTGGAACGAGGCGATTTGGATTTTGTGGAGCAGCTGTGGGTTCGGATGAGAAGGA GTGTAACTTCATATCAAGACATTGGAGATTGCCTGAAATTGGTCATGGAAGCTCTGAGATATGGGGACATCAAACCCTGG ATTCAcagagacagcagcagctccctcaGCAAGCTCATCCTGCAGTCCTACCACCAGCAGATTGACCATGTGTCCCTCACGGGTGTCACCCCTGTCCAAATGCTGCTGGAGATGGGTCTGGACAAGATGAGAAAAGATTACATTAACTACCTCATTG GTGAAGAATTGACAACTCTTAACCACTTG GGTTACTACCTGAGCACAGAGGTTGATCAGCAGGAGCAAGTGATCCGACTCAGAAAACTGCACCATCTGCTGGAAATAATAGTGACCTGCAGTACTTTCCTGGGTCTCACCTACGATCGGCTTTTCCTTCTCACACA ATCATGTTTGCAGCACTACAAAACACACCCATATGATGAGGAGTATGAATTCAAACTGCAAATCAAACCTGCGCTGATCAGACATTTCTACCAGAA AGAGCAGCCAGTCCTGTGGGGGGCCGAGGTGTCCAGTGGCCACGGTTCCCGGGAGGTCAGGACCTCCATGACTCTCAGTGACAGACCACTGGTTGATCATGTTATCTTTGAATCAG GTGAGCCAAATGAAACCATGGATGCGGACAGTGAGAATCCCGCTTTATTCTCCACCACCGTGTGCTGCAGCCTCGTCAACTTTGCATGA
- the rpl4 gene encoding large ribosomal subunit protein uL4, whose translation MACSRPLISVYSEKGESAGKNVVLPAVFKAPIRPDVVNFVHTNMRKNSRQPYAVSELAGHQTSAESWGTGRAVARIPRVRGGGTHRSGQGAFGNMCRGGRMFAPTKTWRRWHHRINTTQKRYAICSAVAATAIPALVMSKGHRIEEIPEVPLVVEDKVEGYKKTKEAVLLLKKLKAWNDIKKVYASQRMRAGKGKMRNRRRIQRRGPCVIYNQDSGLTKAFRNIPGITLQNVNKLNLLRLAPGGHVGRFCIWTESAFRKLDELYGTWRKPSSLKAGYNLPMHKMTNTDLSRILKSEEIQKALRTPIKKINRRVLKKNPLKNLRIMLKLNPYAKTARRRAILMHDPKIKAKMLKSKKKPAKKGAPKKVKA comes from the exons ATG gCCTGTTCCCGACCCCTCATCTCGGTTTATTCCGAGAAAGGAGAATCTGCTGGCAAGAATGTGGTCCTGCCAGCCGTGTTCAAGGCTCCGATTCGCCCTGATGTCGTGAACTTTGTCCACACCAACATGCGCAAGAACAGCCGGCAGCCGTATGCCGTCAGCGAACTGGCAG gGCACCAGACCAGTGCAGAGTCCTGGGGTACAGGAAGAGCTGTAGCTCGTATCCCCCGTGTGAGAGGTGGTGGAACCCACCGCTCTGGCCAGGGTGCTTTTGGAAAT ATGTGTCGTGGAGGTCGCATGTTTGCCCCCACTAAAACCTGGCGTCGCTGGCACCACAGAATCAACACAACCCAGAAGCGCTATGCCATCTGCTCTGCAGTGGCGGCAACTGCCATTCCCGCACTTGTCATGTCCAAAG GACACCGCATTGAGGAAATCCCAGAGGTCCCATTGGTGGTTGAAGACAAGGTTGAGGGCTACAAGAAAACCAAGGAGGCGGTTCTCCtgctgaagaagctgaaagCCTGGAATGACATAAAGAAA GTCTACGCCTCTCAGCGCATGCGTGCTGGTAAGGGTAAGATGAGGAATCGCAGACGGATCCAACGCAGAGGACCTTGTGTCATCTACAACCAAGACTCGGGTCTCACCAAAGCCTTCAGAAATATCCCAG GCATCACATTGCAGAACGTCAACAAACTGAACCTCCTGAGGCTCGCTCCTGGTGGTCACGTTGGACGCTTCTGCATCTGGACTGAAAGTGCTTTCCGCAAGCTGGACGAGCTGTACGGCACCTGGCGTAAACCTTCTTCCCTGAAGGCCGGCTACAA CCTGCCAATGCACAAGATGACCAACACAGACCTGAGCAGGATTCTCAAGAGTGAGGAGATCCAGAAGGCTCTTCGTACACCAAT CAAGAAGATCAACCGCAGAGTGCTGAAGAAGAATCCTCTGAAGAACTTGAGGATAATGCTCAAACTGAACCCGTACGCCAAGACTGCAAGACGTCGCGCCATCTTGATGCACGACCCCAAG ATCAAGGCCAAGATGCTGAAATCCAAGAAGAAGCCTGCCAAGAAAGGAGCACCAAAAAAAGTCAAGGCATAA
- the map2k1 gene encoding dual specificity mitogen-activated protein kinase kinase 1 — MQKRRKPEPIQLNPIPDGNTINGTGATETNLEALQKKLEELELDEQQRKRLEAFLTQKQKVGELKDDDFEKICELGAGNGGVVFKVSHRPSGLIMARKLIHLEIKPAIRNQIIRELQVLHECNSPYIVGFYGAFYSDGEISICMEHMDGGSLDQSLKKAGNIPEQILGKVSIAVIKGLAYLREKHKIMHRDVKPSNILVNSRGEIKLCDFGVSGQLIDSMANSFVGTRSYMSPERLQGTHYSVQSDIWSMGLSLVEMAIGRFPIPPPDAKELEQIFGSPAEGEGACSESSPKPQPPGRPGSSHGSDRPPMAIFELLDYIVNEPPPKLPGIFSAEFQDFVNKCLIKNPAERADLKHLTVHAFIKLSEAEQVDFAGWLCSTIGLNQPVTPTHSTAM; from the exons ATGCAGAAGAGAAGGAAGCCGGAGCCGATCCAGCTCAACCCGATCCCCGATGGAAACACCATCAACGGCACCGGAGCCACAGA AACAAATCTAGAGGCTCTGCAGAAGAAGCTGGAAGAGCTCGAGTTGGACGAGCAGCAGCGGAAACGTCTGGAGGCCTTTCTGACACAGAAGCAGAAGGTGGGCGAGCTCAAGGACGATGACTTTGAGAAGATCTGCGAGCTGGGTGCCGGCAACGGAGGAGTCGTCTTCAAGGTCTCCCACCGACCCTCTGGTCTGATTATGGCGAGGAAG CTGATCCACCTGGAGATCAAACCGGCCATTCGGAACCAGATCATTAGGGAGCTGCAGGTGCTGCACGAGTGCAACTCCCCTTACATTGTGGGCTTCTATGGAGCGTTCTACAGCGACGGAGAAATCAGCATCTGCATGGAGCATATG GACGGCGGCTCCCTGGACCAGTCGCTGAAGAAGGCAGGCAACATCCCAGAGCAGATCCTCGGCAAAGTCAGCATCGCT GTGATTAAAGGCCTCGCCTACCTGAGGGAGAAACACAAGATCATGCACAGAG ATGTCAAGCCGTCCAACATACTCGTGAATTCCCGAGGTGAGATCAAGCTGTGTGACTTCGGCGTGAGCGGCCAGCTCATAGACTCCATGGCCAACTCCTTTGTGGGAACCCGCTCCTACATGTCG CCCGAGCGTTTGCAGGGAACACATTACTCCGTTCAGTCGGACATCTGGAGTATGGGTCTGTCCCTGGTTGAAATGGCGATCGGGCGCTTTCCAATCCCACCGCCTGATGCCAAGGAACTGGAACAGATTTTTGGTTCCCCTGCAGAGGGGGAGGGTGCATGCAGCGAGTCGTCCCCGAAGCCGCAGCCTCCCGGGCGACCAGGCAGCT CACACGGATCTGACAGACCACCAATGGCCATATTTGAGCTGCTTGATTACATCGTCAATGAG CCTCCACCAAAGCTGCCCGGGATATTCAGCGCTGAATTTCAAGACTTTGTGAACAAATG CTTGATTAAGAATCCTGCAGAGCGAGCGGACCTGAAACATTTGACG GTGCATGCGTTCATCAAGCTGTCTGAAGCAGAGCAGGTGGACTTTGCTGGCTGGTTGTGCAGTACCATTGGCCTCAATCAGCCTGTGACCCCCACCCACAGCACGGCAATGTGA